One region of Wyeomyia smithii strain HCP4-BCI-WySm-NY-G18 chromosome 3, ASM2978416v1, whole genome shotgun sequence genomic DNA includes:
- the LOC129731599 gene encoding uncharacterized protein LOC129731599 yields MAGSKRQLGAISGGLLLTFCGGIHIGWSVVHLNMSGNGWAVEINEQEYRFAIVAFFTGVGTMLGILGQVKDFLSNRTWLMIAVSFTLINGIIFTAIPIDYTAIVATRIIAGFGHGIAHVIMTIYIGEIASKQFRTKFIAMLTASIIAGITTFTLISMVTTDATYLEEPAMHPNRALGIIIMPLSCAACVLIYFLMVESPIHLLSQAEYKPALNNLKILRDELEESTRTSEEFEDMKLLTGTANSSLMAKMFYNEGNMKAFSNCLTMKLANLLIFNYSMNKAKMEYMSAMFDTTNVSLSWAPSILMLSKLFAALVTIFSIDLLPRRFQYTISATVTGSFLLAFGIVLAISDYVEPWIAPFLYITAEVFTALGMLPISEIQISEAFPPLKKAMSVVGVLICEYVGHIVVFIIYFNTPSTPEGVYIETIVLASVILLKSFLAFFTIPDTRNTTLREALQLLSKSKR; encoded by the exons ATGGCAGGGTCTAAGCGGCAGTTGGGTGCGATTTCAGGCG GGCTGCTGCTCACGTTTTGCGGTGGGATACACATAGGATGGAGTGTCGTTCACCTGAACATGTCCGGGAATGGCTGGGCTGTAGAAATAAATGAGCAGGAGTACAGATTTGCCATAGTGGCGTTCTTCACCGGAGTCGGTACCATGCTAGGGATCTTGGGACAAGTTAAAGATTTTCTCTCGAACCGAACGTGGCTG ATGATAGCCGTCTCCTTCACTCTGATAAATGGAATTATTTTCACCGCCATACCAATAGATTATACCGCCATCGTTGCAACGAGAATTATCGCAG GTTTCGGGCACGGAATCGCACATGTCATAATGACCATTTACATCGGAGAAATTGCCTCCAAACAATTTCGTACCAAGTTCATAGCTATGCTTACAGCTTCTATCATAGCTGGGATAACCA CATTCACGCTAATATCAATGGTAACAACGGATGCAACGTATCTCGAAGAACCAGCAATGCATCCTAATCGAGCCTTGGGGATAATTATCATGCCTTTGAGCTGTGCTGCATGTGTTCTAATCTATTTCTTAATGGTGGAGTCGCCCATTCATTTACTGTCACAGGCGGAGTATAAGCCTGCActtaacaatttaaaaatacttcgCGATGAATTAGAGGAATCAACACGTACGAGTGAAGAATTCGAAGACATGAAACTACTAACTGGAACCGCCAACAGTAGTCTGATGGCGAAGATGTTTTACAACGAAGGAAACATGAAGGCGTTTTCAAATTGCTTAACGATGAAGTTAGCGAACCTCCTTATTTTTAACTATTCCATGAATAAGGCGAAGATGGAATATATGTCGGCCATGTTTGATACAACAAATGTCAGTTTAAGTTGGGCCCCATCTATTTTGATGCTCAGTAAGCTTTTCGCCGCCTTGGTTACCATATTTTCCATCGACCTTTTGCCACGACGATTTCAGTACACAATTTCGGCTACGGTTACGGGTTCATTTTTGTTAGCATTCGGAATTGTGTTGGCAATCAGTGATTATGTAGAGCCTTGGATAGCCCCCTTCCTGTACATCACGGCTGAAGTTTTCACTGCTCTGGGCATGTTACCGATTTCGGAAATTCAAATATCGGAAGCTTTCCCCCCGCTCAAGAAAGCGATGTCGGTTGTAGGGGTGCTCATATGCGAATACGTTGGACATATTGTTgtgtttattatttattttaatacaCCGAGCACCCCGGAAGGTGTCTACATTGAAACAATTGTGCTGGCCAGTGTTATACTACTGAAAAGCTTTCTAGCGTTTTTCACCATTCCAGATACGAGAAACACAACGCTCCGGGAAGCACTGCAGCTGTTGTCGAAATCCAAACGTTAG
- the LOC129731668 gene encoding histone acetyltransferase Tip60, translating to MDVEEAVQSICDSTASLTEGCRLPVRMTGTNDWPLAEIISIKEAQEKMVWYYVHYVDFNKRLDEWVTEEYLDTRKVQFPRKDGLATGQNTGVTTPKRLPMIGERSRPASPIQSPDILNGSAVLAAALQKKINRKRKAVSTENEDSQEVPSTPTPRQSGSMVTHHDDVVTRMKNVQLIELGRHRIKPWYFAPYPQELCTMPCIYICEFCLKYRKSRKCLERHIKKCNLRHPPGNEIYRKNTISFFEIDGRKNKSYAQNLCLLAKLFLDHKTLYYDTDPFLFYVMTEFDSRGFHIVGYFSKEKESTEDYNVACILTMPPYQRKGYGKLLIEFSYELSKFEGKTGSPEKPLSDLGLLSYRSYWAQTILEILILAKPTADNEKPQITINEICELTSIKKEDVISTLQILNLINYYKGQYIICINKETIDQHRKAMEKHKIRIDSKCLHWTPKDWSKRSKW from the exons ATGGACGTGGAAGAGGCCGTGCAATCTATTTGCGACTCTACG GCTTCACTCACAGAAGGATGTCGACTACCGGTCCGGATGACCGGCACCAATGATTGGCCACTAGCGGAAATCATAAGTATCAAGGAAGCACAGGAAAAAATGGTTTGGTATTACGTTCATTATGTGGATT TTAACAAACGTTTGGATGAATGGGTCACAGAGGAATACTTGGACACACGAAAAGTACAATTCCCTCGGAAAGATGGTCTAGCGACAGGACAGAATACGGGTGTTACCACGCCGAAGCGACTACCTATGATAGGCGAACGATCGCGTCCTGCGAGTCCCATCCAGTCACCAGATATCCTCAATGGCAGTGCCGTATTGGCCGCTGCGCTGCAGAAAAAGATTAACCGGAAGCGAAAAGCCGTTTCGACTGAAAATGAAGATTCCCAGGAGGTTCCTTCGACGCCAACACCGCGGCAATCCGGAAGTATGGTTACTCATCACGATGACGTTGTGACACGAATGAAAAACGTACAGCTGATAGAGCTCGGACGACATCGCATCAAGCCGTGGTATTTCGCACCATACCCGCAAGAGCTTTGCACGATGCCCTGCATTTATATTTGCGAGTTTTGTCTGAAATATCGCAAGAGTCGAAAATGTTTGGAGCgtcatataaaaaaatgcaacctgcgGCATCCGCCAGGTAACGAAATCTATCGAAAAAACACTATTAGTTTTTTCGAGATTGACGGACGAAAGAACAAAAGCTACGCGCAGAATTTATGTCTGCTAGCAAAACTGTTCCTGGACCACAAGACGCTTTACTACGATACGGATCCGTTTCTGTTCTATGTCATGACCGAATTTGACTCACGGGGCTTCCACATCGTAGgatatttctcaaaagaaaagGAAAGCACAGAGGATTACAACGTAGCGTGTATTCTGACAATGCCACCGTACCAACGGAAAGGTTACGGCAAGCTGTTGATTGAGTTCA GCTATGAACTGTCGAAGTTCGAAGGAAAAACGGGTTCTCCGGAAAAGCCTCTGTCGGATCTGGGGTTACTGTCCTACCGAAGCTACTGGGCGCAGACTATACTAGAAATCCTAATCCTGGCGAAACCAACAGCGGACAACGAAAAGCCACAAATTACCATCAA TGAAATTTGCGAGTTGACCAGCATCAAAAAAGAGGACGTCATCTCGACGCTGCAGATACTAAACCTAATCAATTACTACAAGGGTCAGTACATCATCTGTATCAACAAGGAGACAATCGATCAGCACCGGAAGGCGATGGAGAAGCACAAGATACGgatcgattccaagtgtctccACTGGACGCCGAAGGACTGGTCCAAGCGATCCAAGTGGTAA
- the LOC129731669 gene encoding splicing factor 3B subunit 4, whose translation MAAGPIAERNQDATIYVGGLDDKVSETLLWEMFVQAGPVVNVHMPKDRVTQMHQGYGFVEFLGEEDADYAIKIMNMIKLYGKPIRVNKASAHQKNLDVGANIFIGNLDPEVDEKLLYDTFSAFGVILQTPKIMRDPETGNSKGFAFINFASFEASDAAMDAMNGQYLCNRPISVSYAFKKDSKGERHGSAAERLLAAQNPLSHADRPHQLFADAPVPPPIIPMMPTHPMMPPPLMAPPPPPTPAAVPPPPQAPAAPHFTAGAIPPPPLPPPIGQPPLPPASPMGIPAPPRMIPPPPWQQPAPPPPTPPTGPPRPPPPSWRPPQPPLPPQMPPGAFPGQPRLPPPPPANFSADTFNF comes from the exons ATGGCGGCCGGTCCAATCGCTGAAAGAAATCAAG ATGCCACCATCTACGTTGGTGGTTTGGACGATAAGGTGTCGGAGACGCTGCTGTGGGAAATGTTTGTCCAGGCCGGTCCAGTAGTCAATGTTCATATGCCTAAAGATCGAGTAACGCAGATGCACCAGGGCTACGGTTTCGTCGAATTTCTTGGCGAAGAAGACGCTGACTATGCCATCAAAATTATGAACATGATCAAGCTGTACGGGAAGCCGATTAGAGTTAACAAAGCTTCAGCGCATCAGAAGAATTTGGATGTCGGTGCTAACATTTTCATTGGAAACTTAGATCCGGAAGTGGACGAGAAGTTACTTTACGATACCTTCTCAGCGTTCGGTGTAATTCTGCAGACGCCGAAGATTATGCGAGATCCGGAAACGGGTAACTCGAAGGGATTTGCGTTCATCAACTTTGCAAGCTTCGAAGCGTCGGATGCAGCGATGGACGCGATGAACGGTCAGTATCTTTGCAATCGTCCCATTTCGGTATCGTATGCCTTTAAGAAGGACTCTAAAGGAGAGCGGCATGGTTCTGCGGCGGAACGTCTACTGGCAGCACAGAATCCACTCTCTCATGCCGATCGTCCTCATCAGTTGTTCGCGGATGCTCCGGTACCTCCTCCGATTATCCCTATGATGCCAACCCATCCAATGATGCCACCTCCGTTGATGGCTCCTCCACCACCGCCGACTCCTGCAGCCGTTCCTCCTCCCCCGCAGGCTCCAGCTGCTCCGCATTTCACGGCAGGAGCCATTCCACCTCCACCGCTGCCTCCTCCTATCGGTCAGCCTCCGCTACCACCAGCCTCTCCTATGGGCATTCCTGCTCCGCCACGTATGATTCCACCACCACCATGGCAACAACcagccccgccaccaccaacaccCCCCACTGGTCCTCCACGGCCTCCACCACCAAGCTGGCGTCCTCCACAACCACCGCTTCCGCCGCAGATGCCACCAGGTGCATTCCCTGGGCAGCCTAGATTGCCACCTCCTCCCCCGGCAAATTTCAGCGCTGATACGTTTAATTTCTAA